The DNA window TCACCGTCACACTACGTTCGCCTTCAAGAAGATCCTTCGCCTGCTGAGCGGCAAGTATGATATTCGAATTATTAGGCAATACAAACACATGCTGAGCCGAGATCGAATGAATCGCTTTAACGAAATCTTCGGTACTTGGGTTCATCGTCTGCCCACCAGATAGAACGACATCTACACCTAGACTTGTGAAGATATCTGAAATCCCTTGTCCAGAAGCAACTGCGATAAATCCATAAGGTGCGAGTTCATGGGCCGGAAGTTCTGCAGGTTCTGGTTGCCGAGCTGGCTCCGCAGGCATATCTGCAAATAGCTCTGGCATCGAAGCAGCATCCATTCCAGTCGATAACAGGTCACGGTGTTGCTCACGCATATTTAAAATGTGAATCTGAGTAATTTCTCCATAACGCAGTGCCAGATTCATTACCTCACCTGGCTCTTTGGAATGGACATGAACTTTAATGATTTCATCATCCGCAATAACGATGATGGAATCCCCGTTGATGGATAGATCTTTACGGAACTTATCCTCATCAAATGCCGCATTTCTCACTCCGCCCAATTGGCGGTTAATGAAGAATTCCATGTCATATAAAAATTCGATATCCTCTGTTTCAAGTCGTGCCTGAGCTGACACAGGGGCATGAGTAATCACACGAGGTACAACCGGAGCTGCATGGGATACAGGGGTAGTAGCTTGTCCCTGAGCCGGTACATGTCCTGGAATATTACCTGCTGTTAATACTTCCATAAATCCTTCATAAATATATACAAGACCTTGTCCACCAGAATCAACGACTCCTACTTGCTTCAGTACAGGCAACAAATCAGGTGTGCCCGCGAGAGCTTCCCGTGCTTTGGCTAATACTTCAGTCATCAGCTCTACAACATCGGTTGTCCGTCTAGCACAGTAAACTGCATGCTTAGCGGATTCCTTCGCGACGGTAAGAATTGTACCTTCAACTGGCTTCACGACTGCCTTATAAGCAGTATCGACACCACTTTGCAAAGCAGCTGCAAATTGAACTGTATTTAACTCTTCATATGGAGCAGCATATCGACCAAAGCCGCGGAATAGCTGAGACAAAATAACACCAGAGTTCCCCCTAGCACCCATCAGCAAACCTTTGGACAAAGTGCCTGCAAGACTACCTAGTCCTCCAGCTCCGTTATTCTTCAGTTCGGCCACACCAGCCGTCATCGTCAAATTCATATTCGTTCCGGTATCCCCATCAGGAACTGGGAATACATTAAGGGAATTGACGTGCTCGGCTTGCTCCGCAAGCCGCTGTGCCCCGGCAAATACCATGGCGGTGAAATCTGTTCCATTTAGAGAACGCTTACTCAATTGAAAATTCCCCTTCCTAGCTTGATACACGTACGCCTTGAACTGAAATGCTGACTTTATCTACAGTCAGTCCAACGACTTCATTTAACACGTATTTCACTTTTAACTGTATGTTGTGTGCAACCTCGGAAATTTTAGTACCATAACTGACTATAATATGAAGATGGATTGATAATCGATTATTCTCCAGGTTTACTTCCACACCCCGGGCTAGATTCTCACGCCCGAGCAATTCGGCGATGCCGTCTTTAAACTGCTTTCGGCTTGCCATTCCTACCAGTCCATAACATTCCATGGCGGCCGATCCGGCGATAACCGCTATTGCTTCATCCGATATATTGATTTGTCCATACTCGGTATCCAGTTTTATAGTCACGCCCGTACTCACTCCTCCCTTGAAATTATTATGGACTAAACAATATTGTACTATAAGAGCAAGGAGAAATAAATAAAAGAAGCCGGCAGGACAGAAATTAAATTTAATGATCGGTTGACGGCGCTTTTTTTACTATGATATTATAGGTAAGTATTGTTTTATGAGGTTTCCATTGCCTAAGCGGCATTGATGAAGGAAATCAACCGGTAGCATACCGGCTTGAACA is part of the Paenibacillus segetis genome and encodes:
- a CDS encoding Asp23/Gls24 family envelope stress response protein, coding for MTIKLDTEYGQINISDEAIAVIAGSAAMECYGLVGMASRKQFKDGIAELLGRENLARGVEVNLENNRLSIHLHIIVSYGTKISEVAHNIQLKVKYVLNEVVGLTVDKVSISVQGVRVSS
- a CDS encoding DAK2 domain-containing protein gives rise to the protein MSKRSLNGTDFTAMVFAGAQRLAEQAEHVNSLNVFPVPDGDTGTNMNLTMTAGVAELKNNGAGGLGSLAGTLSKGLLMGARGNSGVILSQLFRGFGRYAAPYEELNTVQFAAALQSGVDTAYKAVVKPVEGTILTVAKESAKHAVYCARRTTDVVELMTEVLAKAREALAGTPDLLPVLKQVGVVDSGGQGLVYIYEGFMEVLTAGNIPGHVPAQGQATTPVSHAAPVVPRVITHAPVSAQARLETEDIEFLYDMEFFINRQLGGVRNAAFDEDKFRKDLSINGDSIIVIADDEIIKVHVHSKEPGEVMNLALRYGEITQIHILNMREQHRDLLSTGMDAASMPELFADMPAEPARQPEPAELPAHELAPYGFIAVASGQGISDIFTSLGVDVVLSGGQTMNPSTEDFVKAIHSISAQHVFVLPNNSNIILAAQQAKDLLEGERSVTVIPSKSIPQGIAAAFAFQEEDEVESNSSNMVNAVKNVKTGQVTTAVRDTVFDDLEITAGHYIGIADSKIVATDSGLLETSQQLLANMLAGGDEIVTILAGEEATNETTESLATWIHEHYPDVEVETHSGGQPIYYYLFSVES